From Symphalangus syndactylus isolate Jambi chromosome 17, NHGRI_mSymSyn1-v2.1_pri, whole genome shotgun sequence, one genomic window encodes:
- the LOC134733244 gene encoding serine/threonine-protein phosphatase 4 regulatory subunit 2-like, protein MEKVMDDFRTSAPEARGPPNPNVEYIPFDEMKERILKIVTGFKVHGHQTGTSAPRPSNCNWNIISTSAPLQVCGCKTLK, encoded by the exons ATG gAGAAAGTGATGGATGATTTCAGAACTTCAGCTCCTGAGGCAAGAGGTCCTCCCAACCCTAATGTCGAATATATTCCCTTtgatgaaatgaaggaaagaatactGAAAATTGTCACTGGATTTAAG GTGCACGGCcatcaaactggaacatcagctccccgGCCCTCAAACTGCAACTGGAATATCATCTCAACATCAGCTCCTCTCCAG gtctgcggctgcaagaccctcaaataG